From the Lepidochelys kempii isolate rLepKem1 chromosome 2, rLepKem1.hap2, whole genome shotgun sequence genome, one window contains:
- the INSIG1 gene encoding insulin-induced gene 1 protein — MVKPMPRLENCTWSCSCAASGRHKNQLGKTAVGLAAKVGEMLSSSVSSSPLTLVGHGTRTPSTSSLSSSSTNSLNLNQHLVQRSLVLFAVGAFMALVLNLLQIQRNVTLFPEEVIATIFSSAWWVPPCCGTAAAVVGLLYPCIDSHLGEPHKFKREWASVMRCIAVFVGINHASAKLDFANNVQLSLTLAALSLGLWWTFDRSRSGLGLGITIAFLATLITQFLVYNGVYQYTSPDFLYIRSWLPCIFFSGGVTVGNIGRQLAMGIPEKPHTD; from the exons ATGGTGAAGCCAATGCCCAGATTAGAGAATTGCACCTGGAGTTGTTCCTGCGCTGCTTCGGGAAGGCATAAAAACCAACTGGGGAAAACTGCTGTTggactggctgccaaggtgggcGAGATGCTGAGCTCCTCGGTCTCAAGCTCTCCACTGACTTTGGTGGGTCATGGAACACGGACCCCGAGCACTTCCAGTCTCAGTAGCAGCAGCACCAACAGCCTGAACTTGAACCAACACCTGGTGCAACGGAGCTTGGTGCTCTTTGCTGTGGGTGCTTTCATGGCACTGGTGTTGAACTTACTGCAGATACAGAGGAATGTGACCCTATTCCCTGAGGAAGTCATTGCCACTATCTTCTCCTCTGCCTGGTGGGTGCCCCCTTGCTGTGGGACAGCTGCAG CTGTTGTTGGCCTGCTGTATCCCTGTATTGACAGCCATCTTGGAGAACCACACAAATTCAAGAGAGAATGGGCCAGTGTAATGCGATGTATAGCAGTTTTTGTTGGTATTAACCATGCAAGTGCT AAACTGGATTTTGCAAATAACGTTCAGCTCTCCTTGACTCTAGCAGCATTGTCATTGGGTCTTTGGTGGACATTTGATCGTTCAAGAAGTGGTCTTGGTCTTGGAATTACAATAGCCTTTCTAGCCACTCTAATCACTCAGTTTCTTGTATATAATGGTGTTTATCA GTATACATCGCCGGATTTTCTTTACATCCGTTCTTGGCTACCATGTATATTTTTCTCAGGAGGCGTGACTGTAGGAAACATAGGAAGACAACTGGCTATG ggTATTCCTGAGAAACCACACACTGATTAG